The following are encoded in a window of Mycobacterium vicinigordonae genomic DNA:
- a CDS encoding metal-sensitive transcriptional regulator: protein MTAPHGYAQEKDNYAKRLRRIEGQVRGIARMIDEDKYCIDVLTQISAVNSALRSVALNLLDEHLNHCVTRAVAEGGPDADGKLAEASAAIARLVRS from the coding sequence ATGACAGCACCGCACGGGTACGCACAGGAGAAGGACAATTATGCCAAGCGGTTGCGGCGCATCGAGGGCCAGGTGCGCGGCATTGCGCGCATGATCGACGAGGACAAATACTGCATCGACGTCCTCACCCAGATCAGCGCCGTGAACAGCGCTCTGCGGTCGGTGGCGCTGAACCTGCTCGACGAACACCTGAACCACTGCGTCACCCGCGCCGTGGCCGAAGGCGGCCCGGACGCCGACGGCAAGCTCGCCGAAGCCTCGGCAGCCATTGCGCGTCTCGTCCGTTCTTGA
- a CDS encoding MFS transporter: MTAMTAEPATAARTWTPRIAVQLTVLASAAFIYVTAELLPVGALSAMAKNLHVTVVWVGTLLSWYAFVAALTTVPLVRWTAHWPRRRALLLSLVCLTVSQLVSALAPNFAVLAAGRVLCAITHGLLWSVIAPIATRLVPASHAGRATMSIYIGTSLALVIGSPLTAALSLMWGWRLAAVCITVAAAVVTVAARLVLPKMTLTDDQLQYVGSRSTHHRNRGLIIVSLITMVGVTGHFVSYTYIVEIIKQVVGVRGANVAWVLAAYGVAGVLAVGLVARPLDRRPKGAIIICMTGLTTACALLSMLAYGWQRSALTALTIGVGAIVLWGATATAVSPMLQAAAMRAGADDPDGASGLYVTAFQVGIMAGSLVGGLLYERSVAMMLTASAGLMAIALLAMTAIRQVIESPADEPATAISQDG; encoded by the coding sequence ATGACTGCCATGACTGCCGAACCCGCAACCGCCGCACGAACGTGGACGCCACGGATCGCGGTTCAACTGACGGTGCTGGCGTCCGCTGCCTTCATCTACGTCACCGCCGAGCTGCTTCCGGTCGGCGCCCTATCGGCGATGGCCAAGAACCTGCACGTCACGGTGGTGTGGGTAGGGACGCTGCTGTCCTGGTATGCCTTTGTCGCCGCGCTGACGACGGTCCCGCTGGTGCGCTGGACCGCGCACTGGCCGCGCCGACGAGCCTTGCTACTGAGCCTGGTGTGCCTGACCGTCTCACAGCTGGTCTCGGCGCTTGCGCCCAATTTCGCGGTGCTGGCCGCCGGGCGGGTGCTGTGTGCGATCACGCACGGCCTGCTGTGGTCGGTGATCGCCCCGATCGCCACCCGCCTGGTGCCGGCCAGTCATGCCGGCCGCGCCACCATGTCGATCTACATCGGAACGAGCTTGGCGCTGGTAATCGGCAGCCCGCTGACCGCTGCCCTGAGCCTGATGTGGGGATGGCGGCTGGCCGCGGTCTGCATCACCGTCGCGGCCGCCGTCGTCACCGTGGCGGCCCGGCTGGTATTGCCCAAGATGACGCTGACCGACGACCAGCTGCAATACGTGGGCTCGCGGTCGACGCACCACCGCAATCGGGGTCTGATCATCGTCAGCCTGATCACCATGGTCGGCGTAACCGGACACTTCGTCTCCTACACCTACATCGTCGAGATCATCAAACAGGTGGTCGGCGTGCGGGGAGCCAACGTGGCGTGGGTGCTGGCCGCATACGGTGTCGCCGGAGTGCTGGCGGTGGGGCTGGTGGCGCGGCCGCTGGACCGCCGCCCCAAAGGCGCGATCATCATCTGCATGACCGGGCTGACCACGGCATGTGCCCTGCTCAGCATGTTGGCTTACGGGTGGCAACGCTCGGCGCTGACGGCGCTGACGATTGGGGTCGGTGCAATCGTGTTGTGGGGCGCGACGGCCACCGCGGTGTCGCCGATGCTGCAGGCCGCGGCGATGCGCGCCGGCGCCGACGACCCCGACGGTGCCTCCGGGCTGTATGTGACGGCGTTCCAGGTCGGCATCATGGCCGGGTCGCTGGTCGGTGGTCTGCTGTACGAGCGCAGCGTGGCGATGATGCTCACGGCCTCGGCGGGCTTGATGGCCATTGCATTGCTGGCGATGACCGCGATTCGCCAGGTGATCGAATCCCCTGCCGACGAACCCGCGACGGCAATTTCACAGGACGGCTAA
- a CDS encoding L,D-transpeptidase, whose amino-acid sequence MSRWMRGLSRGSLVAALNACGVALLVFGAGPAVADPDDAPGDPGPVVAPGDPPAPAPFALPPLPDPFAPPPGDPGAPGAPIAAPVADGPAPAGQDNTPFVGEPPFRPPTFNPVNGAMVGVGKPIIINFQVPIADQAMAERAIHISSIPPVPGKFYWLTPTQVRWRPLAFWPPNTAVNIDAAGTKSSFRTGDSLIATADDATHQMTITRNGTVVQTFPMSMGMASGGHQTANGTYYVLEKMPTVVMDSSTYGVPVNSANGYKVTVSDAVRFDNSGNFVHSAPWSVGDQGKRDVSHGCINLSPSNAKWFFDNFGSGDPIIVKNSVGVPKNDGSNDWQL is encoded by the coding sequence ATGTCGCGCTGGATGAGGGGCCTTTCGAGGGGAAGTCTCGTCGCCGCTCTCAACGCATGCGGGGTTGCTCTTCTGGTGTTCGGCGCCGGCCCGGCCGTCGCCGACCCGGACGACGCACCCGGCGATCCCGGCCCTGTGGTTGCGCCCGGCGACCCGCCCGCACCGGCGCCGTTCGCGCTGCCGCCGCTGCCCGACCCGTTCGCCCCGCCGCCGGGTGACCCGGGCGCTCCGGGTGCCCCGATTGCGGCTCCGGTCGCCGACGGACCCGCGCCGGCCGGACAGGACAACACCCCGTTCGTCGGTGAGCCGCCGTTCCGTCCGCCCACCTTCAACCCGGTGAACGGTGCGATGGTGGGTGTCGGAAAGCCGATCATCATCAACTTCCAGGTGCCGATCGCAGACCAGGCAATGGCTGAGCGCGCCATCCACATCTCGTCGATTCCGCCGGTGCCGGGCAAGTTCTACTGGCTGACCCCGACGCAGGTACGTTGGCGCCCGCTGGCGTTCTGGCCGCCCAACACCGCGGTGAACATCGACGCGGCCGGCACCAAGTCGAGCTTCCGCACCGGTGACTCGCTGATCGCCACGGCGGACGACGCGACGCACCAGATGACGATCACCCGCAACGGGACCGTGGTGCAGACGTTCCCGATGTCGATGGGCATGGCGTCGGGCGGCCACCAGACCGCCAACGGTACGTACTACGTGCTGGAGAAAATGCCGACCGTGGTGATGGATTCTTCGACCTACGGAGTTCCGGTCAACTCCGCCAACGGCTACAAGGTGACCGTGTCGGACGCCGTCCGCTTCGACAACAGCGGCAACTTCGTACACAGCGCTCCGTGGTCGGTCGGCGACCAGGGCAAGCGTGACGTCAGCCACGGCTGCATCAACCTGAGTCCCTCCAACGCGAAGTGGTTCTTCGACAACTTCGGCAGCGGTGACCCGATCATCGTGAAGAACTCCGTCGGCGTACCCAAGAACGACGGGTCCAACGACTGGCAGTTGTAA
- a CDS encoding TetR/AcrR family transcriptional regulator: MSSPRERMVVSAALLIRERGARATAISDVLEHSGAPRGSAYHYFPGGRTQLLCEAVDYAGDHVAALIDAADGSLALLDTLIDKYRQQLLDTDFRAGCPIAAVSVEAGFEKDRAEDRERMAPVVQRAAAVFDRWVDLIAHRLIADGIGPEPARELGLLALSTLEGALLLARVRRDLTPLDVAHRQLRDAVQRKLRDD, encoded by the coding sequence ATGTCGAGTCCCCGGGAACGGATGGTCGTTTCCGCTGCATTGTTGATCCGCGAGCGCGGCGCCCGCGCCACCGCCATCTCCGACGTGCTGGAACACAGCGGGGCGCCGCGCGGCTCGGCCTACCACTACTTCCCGGGTGGGCGCACCCAGCTGCTCTGTGAGGCGGTCGACTACGCCGGCGACCACGTCGCCGCCCTCATCGACGCGGCGGACGGGAGTCTCGCGCTGCTCGACACATTGATCGACAAGTACCGCCAGCAGCTGCTGGACACCGACTTCCGCGCCGGTTGCCCGATCGCCGCCGTGTCGGTGGAGGCGGGCTTTGAAAAGGACCGAGCCGAGGACCGCGAACGGATGGCCCCGGTGGTGCAGCGCGCCGCGGCGGTGTTCGACCGGTGGGTCGACCTGATCGCCCACCGGCTCATTGCGGACGGCATTGGGCCCGAGCCGGCCCGCGAGCTAGGATTGCTCGCGCTATCGACCCTCGAGGGTGCGCTGCTGCTGGCCCGGGTGCGCCGCGACCTGACTCCCCTCGACGTTGCGCACAGACAGTTGCGCGACGCGGTACAAAGGAAGCTGCGCGATGACTGA